Below is a window of Arabidopsis thaliana chromosome 2, partial sequence DNA.
GACTCAAACCCACTCTACCAGCTTACCTCAACCCTTCGGTCAAACCTGTAGATCTTTTGACCGGCGTTAGTTTCGCCTCGGCCGGAGGTGGTTTAGATGATCGGACGGCAAAGTCATCATTGACTATTACCATGGACAAGCAATGGAGTTACTTCGAAGAGGCGCTGGGTAAAATGAAGAGTTTGGTTGGAGACTCGGAGACTAATCGGGTGATTAAGAATGCTGTGTTCGTCATTAGTGCGGGGACTAATGATATGATCTTTAATGTTTACGATCATGTTCTTGGGAGTTTGATCTCCGTTTCGGATTATCAAGATTCTCTACTAACCAAAGTCGAAGTTTTTGTCCAGGTTAGTTTCAACGTTTACTTtaaagttcatatatatagttttatcggatttattgatatatatatatatatatatatagttcatatatactgtatatcaaagttcaaaaatagtaaatttcCTACGTACATGGATCCCACTCATTAAAGTTATTCACTAGAGTAAGACCTGTACGCATTTGCTTATATAATGATTAGATTTTactgttttcatttcaatttgctttctgctttttttttttttaatttccattttgttttatagagAACCATGATAAGACGTATTCATAGGCCGAAATTGTGTTACTTGGGAAGGTCTCACAGGCCCATATGTACTAGTTGTTGGTTTattgagagaaagaagaaaaacagagtaagagagacatatctcttctcttgtgaagaagacaagaacaaaactttgttttattgaaactgaaacttgtTAATCTTTACATGACGATACAAGgtgtttatatagaaaacaaatagacACAACAACTCAATTAGTTCTGTCTCTTCATACTTGTGTCTCTTTCTACTTGTGCCTCTTGAGtgaaacaacacaaacttaCAACCTTTAACTGAAAACTCAATTACCGACCAACACTAGTTAGGGACCTCCATAGTTATCTTGTTTTCGGATAGTTCCATTTGGGTctcaaacagagaaagagagagatccaACTAACAGCTAGATTTCTGACTTTACAAATGCTTACAGAGACTATACGAGGCAGGAGCACGAAGGATTACAATAGCTGGACTACCACCAATCGGATGCCTTCCGGTGCAAGTAACACTTACTAGCATCAATACTCCTCGCATCTTCCATCATCGGATCTGTACGGAACATCAGAACGATGATTCTCGGGTTTACAATCAAAAGCTACAGAAGCTAATCTTCGGTCTCAGTCAGAGGTTTCGAGGTTCCAAAGTTCTTTACCTTGATATCTACTCTCCGTTAATAGACATGATCAAACATCCTCGTAAATACGGTAACTAAttgatttaagtttttttttcttttttttttttgttttaaagtttttccatatacaaattttgttaattgtgGCATAGTTTCTAATTTGAAGAGTAATGTATGCAGGACTAGAGGAAACATTGAGAGGATGTTGTGGGACAGGGCTACTTGAGGCAGGACCTCTATGCCAACCATTGTCTCGGACTTGTGACGATGTTTCCAAGTATTTATTCTTTGATTCTGTGCATCCTTCACAGACGGCTTATTCTGTCATCGCTAGTTTCGCCTTACAAAAATTGTTTCCTCTCctctaatttattatttttatttacaagactttttatttttaaaccaaTAAAGTTCTGGTACTTGGTCTTTTATTtgcaaatttttctttaagagTATTGGTGGcttaattgttattaaatttatcataatttCTAATGTTTGCAACTGACATTACATATCCAGTTACTTTCCTAGATAGGAttgtaataaagaaaaaaatagactTTGAGTGACATCAGatcaaaaaatacaaaccttGTGGGTAAGTATTTGTGTTGTTGCTACTTGTTATTAACATCCTTGTAGTTTAGTTGAACTTCGCTTCATTTTTCGTGTGGTGGGAATGTAAAAACGAAAATCAAATAACCAAGATCATCCGACAGACCAACAGTATAACATTTCTCCCAACTAAAAAGTGTATGTAATTCActaatttgtatatttcttCCCATGagattttaattatgaaattgcTTAGTtatcataatcatatttaaatatttttgttagaattCCACTATCTCAAATATAAGCATAGAAAGAAAACTGATGTCTCACGTTACAAATATCTTTGACTTAACAATATGGAATGATACAACAAAGGCACATGTGAGTAgacataaaacaacaaaaactttccATAGTTTTGATTCTCTggaaatatgaaaaaattcccaaatatataatacatatagCCAAATCTTATTCAAGGCCCAAGATGATAAGAAACGATTATATGCGAATAACAGATACTAGCTTGTTGTCTATCGAGGAGATCAAGACATATCTCTATGTCAAGTACATCTGTCTTCTTGTCGTTCTCTCCAATTTTCTCTTAAAGAAagtgtcttctttttttcttaattaacctcgcaactaaattaaaataaactttGGTTGGTTATCAGAAccgatttgtttttttttttttgtttttttaatacaaacaaaacattcagCAGACCTGATTTTTAAATTAACGGACCTTTCATATAATTTCAACtacaaatctaaaacatagaataatttataaaacgATTTTGAAGAAGGCAAAAACTCgtctttataaaaataataatgctATAGCTCAGAAAGCTATGACTCGGaagtcttcatcttcttttcttgtattcACTGATTTGACGTTAACGTATAAATTTTCAGACAATATCTCcatgttaaaacaaaaatattgctTAGGATACTTGTTATGTGAGAGTAAACTACATATACATTGCAACGTCTAGACAAGCTTATAGACAACGTGCAATGTCTTGTAACTctcaaaaccatatatatagacTCTCACTAATGTATTTCTTGGTTACTATActatttagaagaaaacaaatttctgCTCCCAACTCGAtcacaaatcatatatattttaaaatatgcaTTTAACGATCTCGACAAAAttatgtgaatttttttttaataaaaaacattaaaaaatgtCTCTATTATTTCCTTAATTATGGGTCTTGTCACAAGTATGCAACGAATGATAAACAACAATACAGAACCGTCTTCCATCAACAAGTACCACAAGATCTCACTTAGAATATACGTATATAAGTTGTTATACATATTCACAGAGTGAGATCAAGGGGACTTGCCAAGACCgaaatctttctctttttgtgaTCAGTTTGATCTTCTTTCCTAATGGTTCGGTCGAGTTTTGATGAACCTGAAGATGATAACGAAAGAGACAAACTCTTGATATCTTGATGATCATCATGTTCTTTTACTTCATCTTCTAACAAGCATTCTCCAAGATTGTCGTGTGTCCGAGGTACCTTAAGGGACAAGCTTAGATCCAAATCTTGGTCTGACTTATTGCAGTCATCAGAAAATAATaacctcttcctcttcaaaaCATTCTCTGATCCTTCTGCCACTCCAGCATTCTCCCATTGATAAGAATTTAGCGTTGTAGCAATATGATCTTGTGGTATTGTTGCGGTGGAGGACTTAAGATTGGAAGAGAGGCTCTGTCCCCATGATTTGTTAAACGTTTTCATACCTTCAAGAAAACTTCTATGAATTCTTGGAACAGCTCCAGCTACTCCATTGTTATCATGAACCCCTTCATGAGAATTGATTCGAAATGAAATAGTTTTGTTCTTATCGTTAAGAATACTATTGCTAACTCCGTGATATCTCTCACCAGGCTGTGAGCTAAACATTGTTTGTCTTGTTCTTGTATTTTCTCGTGTCGTTAATCCTCTCCAAGGGCTACGGTAGATCTGTCGTCTGTGGTCAGTCCACGAACCACCACCATATCTATTGAATACATTCCAAGTTACACACACGTAATTTTAACTTATAGTTTAAAGATAGCTAGCTGAAGAGTTTGTAAATACCCTAAACTAGAAGAAGGCCTTTGATCAAAACTTTGTAGCATTGGAAGTTGGCTAAGGTTGTAAGTGTAACCAGCTCCGTGTTCAAACGAAAATCCTTGATCTCCTGTAGTtataagaaaagataaaacacGAGAGACAAGAATTAGTCAATTTCTCGTCGAATTCAATTATAAGATTTATAGAAGCCCTAACTTAAATCAGAAGGTAGAAGAAAGCTAAGTAAACTACCTTCATTAGGCTCATCGGTCTTCTTGCTTCTGTACatctaagaagaaaaaaaaatgaagtatGATTTCAGATGAAGATCTCAATGatgtatatagatatatactCTATGTGTATGTGGATATTTGCAAAACCTGAAGATGACTCTTAACATGGGCAATACTTAGCCCCTTGACGTTCATCAATTGGAGAACAAGCTTCGGTGTTGCTCCTGTTTCAACAAAATCATTGAAAGAGACCCCAAATAAATATCAacaagaaaaccctagaaatttAGAGATCTTCACATATGCAATGATCTTGAtattgattcatatatataattgaaactCAACTATCTGGGCCACCCAATCTCTCCACAGCTTGAAGAAAGCAAATATGGAGCTCCGGCGTCCATCGCAGCCTCGGAGTCTTTGAGCGGTTGTACGGCCTCACGGATCCTccattcttcttgttctgATCATGGTGGTGACTCCCACTCTCTTCCTCATAGCTATTGCTAGATGGGCTCTGATCTCcagatctctcttcttcatcctcttcgccttcttcatcatcctcttcatctttatcttcttcattcttggTGGTTGCTTTGATGTTGTTAGATAGACAAGTCTTGGAGTTTTCAGAATTTTGGCTGCTTGATCTCATCTTGGTCTCTAGCTATTTGGctgtttttgtgttgtttgttttgaggTTGAACCTTTTTGGTCTATCTTGGAGTTCTCTGGACaaagatcaaacaaagatCACACACTCATACATATGTGTTAGGAATTTAAGGTGAAGACTTTTGATGGTCTATGTGTATGACTTTTTGGATGCTTGTATCCATCATTCCTTTTTCTCCCCCTCTCTCTCCAACTCAACATATATGTTgaaatatgtatatgatgGCAACGGATATTCTAAATTCTATTTAATATATAGCTTTTTATTACACCAATGGTTTTTTCTACAGTTATATACATCTTAGGGAAAGATAGATCTAGAATTACACCTCATGACAAAAATGGTacttttaatttcattaaacATTAGTAACTTCAGTCATAAgatgtattttaaaatgagTTAATAACTATTAAGTCAATTAGTACAATTAATCTTTGAATCTCGTTGTGATAGGGAGTGAAAAGAAATTCCAAGGAGTAGATTGAATTTATCTAAATAATGATCATTTTCATGGTAAAAGATCAAACGTTTTCATGATATCAACCCGTACGTATACCAATTTTATGACATAAATCAGGGTTCAATATGACATGTacattaacaattttttttgttctttctttcaaaaccAACTGAAGATCTATGTTTTTCATTGGATTTGGTacgtgtttttgtttcattcgAACTAGCTTTTAGCAATATAGGAAGAAGGCAACATTAATGAGGCATACACATTAATTAGATAAATGAAACTTCTTCCATCGTTACAACTCATGAATTAAATTGACTAGAAAAGCAAAGCATAAAAGGGGATGGTTAGGGGGATGGGCTCGTGACTTCAAAGCCAAAGCTGTGaaaccagaaaaagaagaaacccaaAAGCATAATTAGATAGATAGACAGAGAAAGAGCATAGAGAGAGGAATCAGACAGAAGTTAAAAGGTGCTTGGCTGGGCTGTCTTCACTGAAAGACAcgagaagaaaatattactaCTTGTTTCTGTCACCAACGACAATCACGGGTTTGTCTCCATCTCCACTACTCTTACGATTTCATATTATCTATAATTATCTACACATGCGCCTCTCTCTATATACATGCAAATAGTAcatctctttttctatatataacccaaataaatgttaaaaaataaataaataaattaggaTACAGAATATAACAACTGAAGCTAATAAGTCACATGATTATCACAGAATTGAACTTGAGAATTATATGAGTTTCTGTACGTACACACATGCAACCAATTGATTTAGTTTGGAATTCAGTTCAGGGGTGATTAGTTCGTTCTATATAGCGTACGTACTATTAAAATTACTagtaaaatactaaacaaaagatatgTTCTAATTAAGTATGtcatacttttatttttgtgaaattaaGGAAGTAGGCAAAGTAGGGGATGTCATACTTTTTTAAGAACTTAGAAAggagaaaattaaaatgtataatatatgatttacttATTGTCATGAACTTTGCGCCTCCAGGAGAGGGTCAAGGCAGAATTGTATCTATCTGTATTCCTCTAACATCAGCAGGCTAATTTTTCTTGTAAGCGACATGCAAGTACTGTGTCAAATTTTGTGAATGGTGACCAGATAATGTGAAAGTCATCGGTCAAATAAATTAGGTATATGAcatttctttctgttttttttttttttttcaaaatcgtTTTTGGAAGCCCAATGTCCAGCCGTAATCGTATATTTTCGTCGTCGTTATTAATTGGTAGGAAGAATTAAAGCTGTcgtatattttggttttaaaagtGTAGCAATAATAATTTACGTTAGAATGACGTTCTTCATATCTACCCTATAATCCTACTTCCATGCTCAGACAACCCATGATCAATTATACGACCCAACAGATACCAAATGCTAAGTATTAATATCAATCACggtattgacaaaaaaagggTATATTAACTACGGTATTGATTTACTAAGTTATATAATCCGTTGAAATTGACCACGACACTATGCTAATTCATTTTCCTTGACACATATATGAAATGAACCAATCAAATTCTAAGCGTGGACCAAAGTCTTCGTGTTTTATGTCTctcaacttttaaaatttcggTACCTATAAGGCTATaacttttttataatatagGGTTTGAACTGAAGATCTGAGATTGTAGAAACTATATACGCAGTGTACACTAGACCGAAGAAAATTCaagtaatatattatataattgtaCTTCAAATAATGTGCAACCATATGTGAACGTAAATATATTAATCGGAAAGAATAAATTAGGGGTGAACCGAGAggaatataataataatgagaTTTGTACGTATTATGCATGGGGTTGCATGCATAGTCACTGCAGCTAAGTAATCAATCAGTATGGCCCAATAGTTTAGGTATTGAAACCACAATTGCATATTATATTATTCGTAGTCACTTTTATATCGTTTTTTGGTCTGACATTATTATATTACCATGAGGACAAAAGTCGTGCTcgcaatttttttataataaaaacgAATAAAGTTTGGACCAGGGCAACTTCGTGGAATGTAGGTTGCTTGTCGAATTAAAAATTAGGAATTTCGTTTCATATGTGATGCTTgaaaattagttattttttactttggGGAATTCAGTGATGacacaaacaaaatgtattcaatcaaacaaTGACTGTggaataatgtttttgactGAAATTTAAAACGTTATTATTGTTcttaatcaaaatctctacacacatcattttatttttttttggagcaAAACTGCAAACATCACCTAAAActctaaattttagtttttcttccttctgtttttttttttttcataagtAAAATGTCCTTCTAAATcgatatttttttagttattaacGATCTTCTCTACAACAAAATCCATCACCCAATTAGGCCAATTGGACTCTACTCTTCCCAAATTATCTATAGAAGATGTTAATTAGTGTTAAAATCattattgattgattgttGAGGATTAAAAAGAGTAGAGGTctttttacattaaaaataaagtaaaggGGTTTCCGTGCAACAAAAGTATTACAAACCCATCACTTATTAGGTTTCCGTTTTCTCTTGGAAGTAGAAGACGACTAGACTATTCAGCGAAATCACAGGAATATGTATGATGTGATGTCGGATGAAGCGAACTTGTGGTTTCACGAAGACGAACCTCCTCTCCGTAAGCGGTAGATGGAAGAAGCTCCACCTTCACCTGTCAAAGACCTTTATTTCTCCGACGAAGAAGACATGAGTCCCGAGGAACTATTTGCCAAGTTATTCAAGAATAAAATATCTCTTCAAaccatgaaaatatttatgcaCACTTATATTCTTAAAAGTATTTTGCAATTTCTCCTCTTATCATTTTGCTACAAAATAACTTTGAACAAAAGAATGCATTCATATAGAAGAAAACGGATATAATTTTCACAAGAACTTTTTTCCGATATGCACACTAATTTATCATATACATGTTTGTAAATTTACTAAACTTGAAGAGAACTTCAATTTTGCTTTACCAATATTACGAGAGATAAATAAAACAGACACTTACAAAACTCACatcttcaaaatatatacagtTTTATTAGTGAAGGGGTCTCTCTTACGCCGTGGACAAAACCTCCAACTCTGCCCACCAAAGAGGTGACAATTTCGGTGTAGCATCGTTCGGTGACAATCCCGTGATCTCCCGTAACCATCCTGTGACTTCTTGCATTGTAGGTCTCTCTTTCGGGTCAGTCCTAAGGCATGATTTGATCACTTCACCTATATTCTCAATCTTGGCATCATAAGATTCCAGTGTTGGATCTACCATTTTGGCTAGAGTCTCTCCTCTTAAGAAATCAACCAGCGAGCTATCTACTGAGTCAGGTTTGTTAACGGATTCTATGAGTTTCCCGGTTATCATTTCGAATAACAGTAAACCAAAGCTGTAAATGTTGTCTTCTGGATTCAAGGCTGAGATGTGTGTGTCTATGactgtgttgttgttgatgttagTCTCTGTCTCAGATGAACCGAAACTGAAATCTGATACTTTGACAGCATAATCCTCTGTGAGCTGAAGAGATGATGAGACGAGATTGGTGTGAGCTATAGGTGGATTGAGTTGGTGCATATGGTCAAGGCAATATGCTAATCCCATTGCAATTCTTAACCGCATTCCCCAATCCAAGTGTTCTGATTCTTTatctgtaacaaaaaaatgattagcTTCTCTTTAGATCACAAAGAAATGAAGCCAACATGGCTGATTGTGTGACAAAAGTACTCACAATGTAAATGCTCAAAGAGTGATCCATTTGGAGCATACTCAAAGATCAAGATCCTGGTGAAAGGTTCCTTTTCTTCACAATAACCAAGAAGGTTTGCAAAATTCTTGTGGTTGATCTTCGATAACATTTCGATCTGAAATCGTGAAAACAGAACGCGCTAAGTCGACtatatgttgttgttataagaaaacaaaaatggggAAAACAATACCTTCTTCCTGAAGTGAATTTCTGTACTGTCCTTCCAGTCTTTGGCAGTAGTAGTAGCAAAAGAAGCAACAGCAATCTCCACTCCACTTGATAATGTTCCTTTGAACAACTTCCCAATGGGACAAGATCCAATGACATTACTAAAATCTTCACATGCAGCTTCAATCTCAGATCTTTTGAGTACAGGAATACCTGAGTATCAAAAACCACACATTGATGAAACCAAATGAGACAAATTTGGTTACTACTCCAAGTAAGTGCACTTGCCAAAACAATTCAAGAAAGGAAATTACCAGTAACGAATACTTTCTGAAGTTGTCCACTAAGACCAGTACGCCAAGGATTCACAGTTTTCCCGGCCTTACTTGTGAAAAAGTAGAGACCGGTAGctacaaggagaagaaaaaaagcacCGCCTACGCAGCCAACAACTAAAGGAACAGAAGAATGAGAGTTTCTTGGAATGGGAGAGTTTGCAAGTGGCGCAGATGGAGAAGGTGAAACATCTTGTGTAGATGATCTCTTTTGTGGCTCTGAAACTGTTGAAGCTTTAGTTGAAACATGTTTTGGAGCAGGTTCTGGGGATGATGATGGTGTTGTAGTTGCAGCCACAACACGGTTTTTGCGGTCTTTTCTTGAAGGCAAGTCTTTGTAAGGGTTACGGACAAGTGTTTTCCTGTGAAATCCAAAAGCTTTCCTAAGaaaaggtagaagaagaaattaagcCATTGCACAACATGCTCTAAATATAGCAAGTTTAGAAGTGTCGGTTACAAGTAACAACAGTTTCTTCTACCATACATACATAGAGAGAATGAAGCTATGAAATGATTAGAGAAATTTGTAGATCTTGACTACAtatatgttgttgttataCCAAAAAATCTTTCAAAGTCAAGATAGATTGAGAGTAGAGAATAAAAAGTAgtaaaatcgaaactttaagAGTTGTTCTTAGGAAACTGAGAAATTGAATCAGCACAAGTGACAAGAGTGTTTCTAATCTAAAGACCCAATAGAAATCTCAGAAACCTGAAGCTGCTACTTACAAATACGTGGAATCTTCATCTGACGATAGATCTTTCTTTAAACTATCTTCACTTTTGAGAAAATCTACAGCTGAAAACGTAAAAGCGAAACAGAGGATGTGAATCAGGGAACTGGATTCTGTTTCTACACTACCAAAGAGACAAAAACGAGTAAGTGAAACGGAAAAAAAGTCTCTACCTTGGTCCTTGAGAGAACAACACGAACCGAACCAGCTCAGAAGGAGCACAAAAGCCACAAAAGAACGCATTTTGAACAACATCGATCGAGTGAATCGAGaagaacaataacaacaacaacaacaacagtaaGTGTTGTGagcagaagatgatgaaatcgagTTTACTATGGATTAGAATTAGAGATAAGAGATCAGAGAAGCAATCAGAAAAAGCGGAAGAAGCTGAAGACGAAAAGAGACTTATTAGCAGACGAGTTTTTGATTGAAGAAAGCGCGTCCGCCGTGTTTTGCCCGATTGAGGAAACTTGACTTTTaggagattttattttattttattggtcAAGAAGAACTAAATAAGTGTGCGTATTTTTCTCAACCAATcaacgtttttctttttgtatttttatgaaaattaaacttttctgcagaaactttttatttgttttttctccaAGGATTATTGTCAAATACCAATATTGTACGATGTTCGAATCATACTTGACTTATTCCGAACCACGAATActgtatcattttcttttctttacaagtTATCCATTTAGATTGATCTTATTGCATCGTAATTTAAAGTGGTGAGGATTTTctgtaactaaaaaatattatatatatatataaacgttaggtgaaaaaaaaaaatgtgtaataCGGCttaatattaactaatataCTATTATACCTGGTAAAATGTAGTTACAGAACTA
It encodes the following:
- a CDS encoding SGNH hydrolase-type esterase superfamily protein (SGNH hydrolase-type esterase superfamily protein; FUNCTIONS IN: hydrolase activity, acting on ester bonds, carboxylesterase activity; INVOLVED IN: lipid metabolic process; LOCATED IN: endomembrane system; EXPRESSED IN: sperm cell, sepal, pedicel; EXPRESSED DURING: 4 anthesis, petal differentiation and expansion stage; CONTAINS InterPro DOMAIN/s: Lipase, GDSL (InterPro:IPR001087), Esterase, SGNH hydrolase-type (InterPro:IPR013830); BEST Arabidopsis thaliana protein match is: GDSL-like Lipase/Acylhydrolase superfamily protein (TAIR:AT2G31540.1); Has 3497 Blast hits to 3457 proteins in 215 species: Archae - 0; Bacteria - 337; Metazoa - 0; Fungi - 15; Plants - 3125; Viruses - 0; Other Eukaryotes - 20 (source: NCBI BLink).), producing the protein MNRNQHKPMFVTFLINILLLQLLNLTNASPSPPITALYAFGDSTVDSGNNNYIPTLFQSNHPPYGKSFPSKLSTGRFSDGKLATDFIVSSLGLKPTLPAYLNPSVKPVDLLTGVSFASAGGGLDDRTAKSSLTITMDKQWSYFEEALGKMKSLVGDSETNRVIKNAVFVISAGTNDMIFNVYDHVLGSLISVSDYQDSLLTKVEVFVQRLYEAGARRITIAGLPPIGCLPVQVTLTSINTPRIFHHRICTEHQNDDSRVYNQKLQKLIFGLSQRFRGSKVLYLDIYSPLIDMIKHPRKYGLEETLRGCCGTGLLEAGPLCQPLSRTCDDVSKYLFFDSVHPSQTAYSVIASFALQKLFPLL
- a CDS encoding Homeodomain-like superfamily protein (Homeodomain-like superfamily protein; CONTAINS InterPro DOMAIN/s: Homeodomain-like (InterPro:IPR009057), Myb, DNA-binding (InterPro:IPR014778), HTH transcriptional regulator, Myb-type, DNA-binding (InterPro:IPR017930), Myb-like DNA-binding domain, SHAQKYF class (InterPro:IPR006447), Homeodomain-related (InterPro:IPR012287); BEST Arabidopsis thaliana protein match is: myb-like HTH transcriptional regulator family protein (TAIR:AT2G38300.1); Has 1902 Blast hits to 1885 proteins in 114 species: Archae - 0; Bacteria - 0; Metazoa - 125; Fungi - 17; Plants - 1623; Viruses - 0; Other Eukaryotes - 137 (source: NCBI BLink).), whose protein sequence is MRSSSQNSENSKTCLSNNIKATTKNEEDKDEEDDEEGEEDEEERSGDQSPSSNSYEEESGSHHHDQNKKNGGSVRPYNRSKTPRLRWTPELHICFLQAVERLGGPDRATPKLVLQLMNVKGLSIAHVKSHLQMYRSKKTDEPNEGDQGFSFEHGAGYTYNLSQLPMLQSFDQRPSSSLGYGGGSWTDHRRQIYRSPWRGLTTRENTRTRQTMFSSQPGERYHGVSNSILNDKNKTISFRINSHEGVHDNNGVAGAVPRIHRSFLEGMKTFNKSWGQSLSSNLKSSTATIPQDHIATTLNSYQWENAGVAEGSENVLKRKRLLFSDDCNKSDQDLDLSLSLKVPRTHDNLGECLLEDEVKEHDDHQDIKSLSLSLSSSGSSKLDRTIRKEDQTDHKKRKISVLASPLDLTL
- a CDS encoding Protein kinase family protein (Protein kinase family protein; FUNCTIONS IN: protein kinase activity, kinase activity, ATP binding; INVOLVED IN: protein amino acid phosphorylation; LOCATED IN: plasma membrane; EXPRESSED IN: 22 plant structures; EXPRESSED DURING: 13 growth stages; CONTAINS InterPro DOMAIN/s: Protein kinase, catalytic domain (InterPro:IPR000719), Serine-threonine/tyrosine-protein kinase (InterPro:IPR001245), Protein kinase-like domain (InterPro:IPR011009); BEST Arabidopsis thaliana protein match is: Protein kinase family protein (TAIR:AT3G56050.2); Has 35333 Blast hits to 34131 proteins in 2444 species: Archae - 798; Bacteria - 22429; Metazoa - 974; Fungi - 991; Plants - 531; Viruses - 0; Other Eukaryotes - 9610 (source: NCBI BLink).); the encoded protein is MLFKMRSFVAFVLLLSWFGSCCSLKDQAVDFLKSEDSLKKDLSSDEDSTYLKTLVRNPYKDLPSRKDRKNRVVAATTTPSSSPEPAPKHVSTKASTVSEPQKRSSTQDVSPSPSAPLANSPIPRNSHSSVPLVVGCVGGAFFLLLVATGLYFFTSKAGKTVNPWRTGLSGQLQKVFVTGIPVLKRSEIEAACEDFSNVIGSCPIGKLFKGTLSSGVEIAVASFATTTAKDWKDSTEIHFRKKIEMLSKINHKNFANLLGYCEEKEPFTRILIFEYAPNGSLFEHLHYKESEHLDWGMRLRIAMGLAYCLDHMHQLNPPIAHTNLVSSSLQLTEDYAVKVSDFSFGSSETETNINNNTVIDTHISALNPEDNIYSFGLLLFEMITGKLIESVNKPDSVDSSLVDFLRGETLAKMVDPTLESYDAKIENIGEVIKSCLRTDPKERPTMQEVTGWLREITGLSPNDATPKLSPLWWAELEVLSTA
- a CDS encoding Homeodomain-like superfamily protein — protein: MNVKGLSIAHVKSHLQMYRSKKTDEPNEGDQGFSFEHGAGYTYNLSQLPMLQSFDQRPSSSLGYGGGSWTDHRRQIYRSPWRGLTTRENTRTRQTMFSSQPGERYHGVSNSILNDKNKTISFRINSHEGVHDNNGVAGAVPRIHRSFLEGMKTFNKSWGQSLSSNLKSSTATIPQDHIATTLNSYQWENAGVAEGSENVLKRKRLLFSDDCNKSDQDLDLSLSLKVPRTHDNLGECLLEDEVKEHDDHQDIKSLSLSLSSSGSSKLDRTIRKEDQTDHKKRKISVLASPLDLTL